Proteins encoded in a region of the Quercus lobata isolate SW786 chromosome 8, ValleyOak3.0 Primary Assembly, whole genome shotgun sequence genome:
- the LOC115957705 gene encoding 60S acidic ribosomal protein P1, whose protein sequence is MASEQACTLACLILHDDGIPITSEKIATLVKAANVNVESYWPSLFAKLAEKRNIEDLILNAGSAGGGAAVAVAAPAAGGGGGAAAAAPPPEEKKEEPKEESDDDMGFSLFD, encoded by the exons ATGGCTTCAGAGCAAGCTTGCACTCTCGCTTGTTTGATCCTCCATGACGATGGTATTCCCATCACT TCGGAGAAGATTGCCACATTGGTGAAGGCAGCAAACGTGAACGTTGAATCTTATTGGCCAAGCTTGTTTGCCAAGCTTGCCGAGAAGAGAAACATTGAGGATCTCATTTTGAACGCTGGGTCCGCCGGCGGTGGTGCTGCAGTTGCTGTTGCTGCACCAGCTGCAGGTGGTGGCGGCGGTGCAGCTGCCGCTGCTCCTCCACCTGAGGAAAAGAAG GAAGAACCAAAGGAAGAGAGTGATGATGATATGGGATTCAGCTTGTTTGATTAG